One genomic segment of Bacteroides caccae includes these proteins:
- a CDS encoding prephenate dehydratase, with product MKKIAIQGTLGSYHDIAAHKYFEGEEIELICCASFEDVFTSIRKDSQVIGMLAIENTIAGSLLHNNELLRQSGTQIIGEYKLRISHSFVCLPDESWEDLTEVNSHPIALMQCRDFLNQHPQLKVVEGEDTARSAEAIKNGNLKGHAAICSKIAAERYGMKVLQEGIETNKHNFTRFLVVADPWQVDELRQHRTNTINKANMVFTLPHSEGSLSQVLSILSFYNINLTKIQSLPIIGREWEYQFYVDVAFNDYLRYKQSIAAITPLTKELKILGEYAEGKSNV from the coding sequence ATGAAAAAAATAGCAATTCAAGGAACACTCGGCTCATATCACGATATCGCCGCACACAAGTACTTCGAGGGAGAAGAAATAGAATTAATCTGTTGTGCCAGTTTCGAAGACGTGTTTACCTCGATACGTAAAGACAGTCAGGTTATCGGAATGCTAGCCATAGAGAATACGATTGCAGGCAGCTTGCTGCACAACAACGAGTTGTTGAGACAAAGCGGTACACAAATTATCGGTGAATACAAACTGCGCATCTCGCACAGCTTCGTCTGCCTGCCCGATGAAAGTTGGGAAGACCTGACGGAAGTCAACTCCCACCCTATCGCCCTGATGCAGTGCCGTGATTTCCTGAACCAGCACCCACAACTAAAAGTAGTGGAAGGTGAAGATACGGCACGTAGCGCAGAGGCTATCAAGAACGGAAATCTGAAAGGACACGCCGCTATCTGCTCCAAGATAGCCGCCGAACGTTATGGAATGAAAGTCCTTCAAGAAGGTATCGAAACAAATAAGCATAACTTTACCCGTTTTCTAGTCGTTGCCGACCCGTGGCAAGTGGACGAGCTCCGCCAGCACCGTACAAACACGATCAATAAGGCGAACATGGTATTCACACTGCCGCACTCGGAAGGCAGCTTGTCACAAGTGTTGTCTATCCTGTCGTTTTACAACATCAACCTCACTAAGATACAGTCGTTGCCGATTATCGGACGGGAATGGGAATACCAGTTTTATGTGGACGTAGCTTTCAACGACTATCTGAGATACAAACAATCGATCGCAGCAATCACTCCATTAACCAAAGAACTTAAAATATTAGGCGAATATGCAGAAGGTAAATCAAACGTATAA
- the folE gene encoding GTP cyclohydrolase I FolE, with protein MLGKEEIVSPNLEELKSHYHSIITLLGEDAEREGLLKTPERVAKAMLSLTKGYHMDPHEVLRSAKFQEEYSQMVIVKDIDFFSLCEHHMLPFYGKAHVAYIPNGYITGLSKIARVVDIFSHRLQVQERMTLQIKECIQETLNPLGVMVVVEAKHMCMQMRGVEKQNSITTTSDFTGAFNQAKTREEFMNLIQHGTTL; from the coding sequence ATGTTAGGAAAAGAAGAAATTGTCTCTCCAAATCTGGAGGAGTTGAAAAGTCATTATCACAGTATTATTACCTTGTTGGGCGAAGACGCCGAACGGGAAGGTTTGTTGAAAACTCCGGAACGGGTGGCTAAAGCAATGTTGAGTTTGACAAAAGGTTATCACATGGACCCTCACGAGGTGCTCCGTTCTGCTAAATTTCAGGAAGAATACAGTCAAATGGTGATTGTGAAGGACATTGATTTCTTCTCTCTTTGCGAGCATCACATGCTGCCGTTCTACGGAAAGGCACACGTGGCTTATATTCCCAACGGCTACATCACCGGGCTGAGTAAGATTGCTCGTGTAGTCGATATCTTTTCTCACCGCTTGCAAGTGCAGGAACGTATGACGTTGCAAATCAAGGAATGCATCCAGGAAACATTAAACCCGCTGGGGGTAATGGTGGTAGTGGAGGCTAAACATATGTGTATGCAAATGCGTGGTGTGGAAAAACAAAACTCAATTACTACTACTTCTGACTTCACAGGGGCTTTCAACCAGGCAAAGACGCGTGAAGAATTTATGAATCTTATCCAACACGGAACAACATTATAG
- a CDS encoding RecQ family ATP-dependent DNA helicase, translating to MNKYQEILKQYWGYDSFRDLQEEIITSIGEGKDTLGLMPTGGGKSITFQVPALAQSGLCIVITPLIALMKDQVQNLRKRGIKALAIYSGMTRQEIVTALENCIFGDYKFLYISPERLDTEIFRIKLRSMKVSMITVDESHCISQWGYDFRPAYLKIAEIRELLPGVPVLALTATATPEVVKDIQSRLNFREENVFRMSFERKNLAYIVRKTDNKTGELLHILKRIDGSAIIYVRNRRRTKEITELLMQEGITADFYHAGLDNAVKDLRQKRWQNGEIRVMVATNAFGMGIDKPDVRIVLHIDLPDSPEAYFQEAGRAGRDGLKAYAVILYAKSDKMTLHKRVADTFPEKEYILQVYEHLQYYYQMAMGDGFQCIREFNLEEFCRKFKYFPVPVDSALKILTQAGYLEYTDEQDNASRILFTIRRDELYKLREMGTEAETLIQTILRSYTGVFTDYAYISEDTLAIRTGLTRQQIYNILVTLTKRRIVDYIPHKKTPYIIYTRERLELRYLHIPASVYEERKARYEARIKAMEEYVTSESVCRSRMLLRYFGEKNEHNCKQCDVCLNRHETDCLPEDSFREMRKQILELLARKSLPPAGIANAIEAEREDISRVIQYLLEEGELKMQDGMLHISK from the coding sequence TTGAATAAGTATCAGGAGATATTAAAACAATATTGGGGATATGACTCCTTCCGCGACTTGCAGGAGGAGATCATCACCAGTATAGGCGAAGGTAAGGACACGCTGGGGTTAATGCCGACCGGAGGTGGTAAATCTATCACATTCCAGGTGCCCGCTCTCGCCCAGAGTGGACTTTGTATTGTCATTACACCCCTCATCGCCCTGATGAAAGACCAGGTGCAGAATCTGCGCAAACGCGGAATCAAAGCGCTCGCCATATATTCCGGCATGACACGTCAGGAGATTGTCACTGCGCTGGAAAACTGTATCTTCGGCGACTATAAGTTCCTTTATATCTCTCCGGAACGGCTGGATACGGAAATATTCCGTATCAAACTTCGTTCAATGAAGGTCTCCATGATTACGGTAGACGAAAGCCACTGTATCTCACAATGGGGGTATGATTTCCGTCCGGCTTACCTGAAGATAGCAGAAATACGGGAACTGCTGCCGGGTGTTCCGGTGCTGGCACTAACGGCAACGGCTACTCCGGAAGTCGTAAAAGATATTCAGTCACGGCTGAACTTTCGCGAAGAGAATGTTTTCCGTATGAGTTTCGAACGGAAGAATCTGGCATATATCGTCCGCAAAACGGACAATAAGACGGGAGAACTGCTACATATCCTGAAAAGGATAGACGGCAGCGCAATTATCTATGTCCGCAACAGGAGACGCACCAAAGAAATCACCGAATTATTAATGCAGGAAGGCATTACCGCCGACTTCTATCATGCCGGACTGGACAATGCCGTAAAAGACCTCCGGCAGAAACGCTGGCAAAACGGAGAAATCCGCGTCATGGTAGCCACCAACGCTTTCGGCATGGGCATCGACAAGCCTGATGTCCGTATCGTACTGCATATCGACCTTCCCGACTCTCCCGAAGCGTACTTTCAAGAAGCCGGACGGGCAGGAAGGGACGGGCTGAAAGCCTATGCCGTTATCCTGTATGCCAAATCCGACAAAATGACATTGCACAAACGGGTGGCGGACACTTTCCCCGAAAAAGAATATATCCTCCAGGTATACGAACATCTGCAATATTACTACCAAATGGCCATGGGTGACGGATTCCAATGTATCCGTGAGTTCAACCTGGAAGAATTTTGCAGGAAGTTCAAATACTTCCCCGTGCCGGTGGACAGTGCGTTGAAAATACTGACGCAAGCCGGCTATCTGGAGTATACGGACGAACAGGACAATGCTTCCCGCATTCTTTTTACAATCCGGCGGGACGAGCTGTATAAACTACGGGAAATGGGTACGGAAGCGGAAACTCTGATACAGACCATTCTCCGTTCCTACACGGGAGTATTTACCGATTATGCTTATATCAGCGAAGACACACTGGCTATCCGCACCGGATTGACACGCCAGCAAATTTATAATATATTGGTGACACTGACCAAACGCCGTATCGTAGATTATATCCCGCACAAAAAGACACCTTATATAATATACACGCGCGAGCGGCTGGAACTACGTTACCTGCACATTCCGGCTTCTGTCTACGAAGAGCGCAAAGCCCGGTACGAAGCACGTATCAAAGCCATGGAAGAATATGTCACTTCCGAAAGCGTTTGCCGGAGCCGGATGTTGCTTCGTTATTTCGGAGAAAAAAATGAGCATAACTGCAAGCAATGCGACGTCTGTCTGAATCGTCACGAAACGGACTGCCTGCCCGAAGACTCTTTCAGAGAAATGAGAAAACAAATCCTGGAACTGCTTGCCCGGAAAAGTTTGCCCCCTGCCGGAATAGCGAATGCCATTGAAGCAGAAAGAGAAGATATCAGCCGGGTAATCCAATATTTATTGGAAGAAGGTGAGTTGAAGATGCAGGACGGAATGTTACATATATCAAAATAA
- a CDS encoding tetratricopeptide repeat protein, with translation MPNFFKSFFSGKSETPESEKQKNDRKRFEIFKYDGLRAQRMGRPDYAVKCFTEALAIEEDFETMGYLSQLYIQTGETEKARELLEKMAIMEPHVTNTFLTLANVCFIQEDYKAMEEAASKAIAIEEGNAVAHYLLGKARKGQDDDLMTIAHLTKAIALKDDFIEARLMRAEALLKMKQYKETMEDIDAVLAQNPEEETAILLRGKVKEANGQEEEAEADYQLVTEVNPFNEQAYLYLGQLFINQKKLTEAISLFDEAIELNPNFAEAYKERGRAKLLNGDKDGSVEDMKRSLELNPKDEASLNGEFKNLGPKQEALPGIF, from the coding sequence ATGCCGAACTTTTTTAAATCTTTCTTCTCCGGAAAGTCAGAAACACCGGAAAGTGAAAAACAGAAAAACGACCGGAAAAGATTCGAGATCTTCAAATATGACGGTCTGCGTGCACAACGTATGGGACGTCCGGATTACGCAGTAAAATGTTTCACAGAGGCCCTTGCTATCGAAGAAGATTTCGAGACAATGGGTTATCTCAGCCAGCTTTATATCCAGACGGGCGAAACCGAAAAGGCCCGCGAACTGCTGGAAAAAATGGCAATCATGGAACCTCATGTGACAAACACATTCCTGACATTGGCCAATGTGTGCTTCATACAGGAGGACTACAAAGCAATGGAAGAAGCTGCCAGCAAAGCGATCGCTATCGAGGAGGGAAATGCAGTGGCACACTATCTGTTAGGCAAAGCCCGTAAAGGACAGGACGACGACCTAATGACGATTGCCCACCTGACAAAAGCGATTGCCTTGAAAGATGATTTCATCGAAGCCCGCCTGATGCGTGCGGAAGCATTGCTGAAAATGAAGCAATATAAAGAAACAATGGAAGACATTGACGCCGTACTGGCACAGAACCCGGAAGAAGAAACCGCTATCCTCCTGCGCGGCAAAGTGAAAGAAGCCAACGGACAGGAAGAAGAAGCAGAAGCCGACTACCAACTTGTAACAGAAGTGAATCCTTTCAACGAACAGGCATATCTCTACCTGGGACAACTTTTCATCAACCAGAAGAAGTTGACAGAAGCTATCAGTCTGTTCGACGAAGCAATCGAACTGAACCCCAACTTTGCAGAAGCATACAAAGAACGCGGCCGCGCCAAACTGCTGAATGGAGATAAAGACGGTTCTGTAGAAGATATGAAGAGGTCATTGGAACTGAATCCGAAAGATGAGGCCAGCCTGAACGGAGAATTCAAGAACCTCGGCCCAAAACAGGAAGCATTGCCGGGAATCTTCTGA
- a CDS encoding bifunctional 3-deoxy-7-phosphoheptulonate synthase/chorismate mutase type II yields MELESILLPGIEAKRPIVIAGPCSAETEEQVMDTARQLAAKGQKIFRAGIWKPRTKPGGFEGIGVEGLAWLKEVKKETGMYVSTEVATAKHVYECLKAGIDILWVGARTTANPFAVQEIADALKGVDIPVLVKNPVNPDLELWIGALERISNAGLKRLGAIHRGFSSYDKKIYRNLPQWHIPIELRRRIPNLPIFCDPSHIGGKRELIAPLCQQAMDLNFDGLIVESHCNPDCAWSDASQQVTPDVLDYILNLLVIRTETQTTESLSQLRKQIDECDDNIIQELAKRMRIAREIGTYKKEHGITVLQAGRYNEILEKRGAQGEQCGMDAEFMKKIFEAIHEESVRQQMEIINK; encoded by the coding sequence ATGGAACTCGAATCAATTTTATTACCGGGCATAGAAGCCAAAAGACCAATCGTCATCGCCGGCCCATGTAGCGCAGAGACTGAAGAACAAGTAATGGATACCGCCAGACAACTGGCAGCCAAAGGACAGAAAATATTCCGTGCCGGAATCTGGAAACCACGTACCAAACCGGGAGGTTTCGAAGGAATCGGTGTAGAGGGTCTTGCCTGGTTGAAAGAAGTGAAGAAGGAAACAGGAATGTATGTTTCTACTGAAGTAGCTACTGCCAAGCACGTTTACGAATGCCTGAAAGCCGGAATCGATATTCTTTGGGTAGGCGCACGTACCACTGCCAACCCTTTCGCCGTACAGGAAATCGCCGATGCATTGAAAGGTGTTGATATCCCGGTATTGGTCAAGAATCCCGTGAATCCGGATCTTGAGCTGTGGATCGGAGCTTTGGAACGTATCAGCAATGCAGGTCTGAAACGTCTGGGTGCTATCCACCGCGGTTTCAGCAGCTACGATAAAAAGATATACCGCAACCTCCCCCAATGGCACATTCCTATCGAATTGCGCCGCCGCATTCCTAATCTGCCTATCTTCTGCGATCCGAGCCATATCGGAGGAAAGCGTGAATTGATAGCCCCGCTTTGCCAGCAGGCTATGGACCTGAACTTCGACGGTCTGATTGTGGAAAGTCACTGTAACCCGGATTGCGCATGGAGCGACGCTTCACAACAAGTGACCCCGGACGTACTCGACTACATCCTCAATTTACTGGTTATCCGCACCGAAACCCAGACTACCGAAAGCTTGTCCCAACTTCGTAAGCAAATCGATGAATGCGATGATAACATCATTCAGGAATTAGCAAAAAGAATGCGCATCGCCCGCGAAATCGGTACTTACAAGAAAGAACACGGAATCACCGTTCTCCAGGCCGGACGTTATAATGAGATTCTTGAAAAGCGCGGTGCACAAGGTGAACAATGCGGCATGGATGCAGAGTTTATGAAAAAAATATTTGAAGCAATCCATGAAGAATCTGTTCGTCAACAAATGGAAATTATTAATAAATAA
- a CDS encoding pyridoxal phosphate-dependent aminotransferase — MQKVNQTYKIAPADRLASVSEYYFSKKLKEVAQMNAEGKDVISLGIGSPDMPPSEKTIETLCNNAHDPNGHGYQPYVGIPELRKGFAAWYQRWYGVDLNPNTEIQPLIGSKEGILHVTLAFVNPGEQVLVPNPGYPTYTSLSKILGAEVINYDLKEEDGWMPDFETLENMDLGRVKLMWTNYPNMPTGANATPELYERLVDFARRKNLVIVNDNPYSFILNEKPISILSVPGAKECCIEFNSMSKSHNMPGWRIGMLASNPEFVQWILKVKSNIDSGMFRAMQLAAATALEAEADWYDGNNRNYRNRRHLAGEIMKALGCTYDEKQVGMFLWGKIPDSCKDVEELTEKVLHEARVFITPGFIFGSNGARYIRISLCCKDNKLAEALERIKRIKNK, encoded by the coding sequence ATGCAGAAGGTAAATCAAACGTATAAGATCGCTCCCGCCGACAGACTGGCAAGTGTAAGCGAATACTACTTCTCTAAGAAACTGAAAGAAGTAGCACAAATGAATGCGGAAGGAAAAGACGTGATAAGTCTGGGTATCGGAAGCCCTGATATGCCACCTTCGGAAAAGACAATCGAAACATTGTGCAATAATGCCCACGACCCGAACGGACACGGTTACCAACCGTATGTAGGTATCCCCGAACTTCGCAAAGGTTTCGCAGCATGGTATCAACGCTGGTATGGAGTCGACCTGAACCCGAACACGGAAATACAACCTTTAATCGGCTCGAAGGAAGGAATCCTCCATGTCACACTGGCTTTCGTCAATCCGGGAGAACAGGTATTGGTACCGAACCCGGGATATCCCACTTATACTTCTTTGAGCAAGATACTCGGCGCGGAAGTTATCAACTACGACCTGAAAGAGGAAGATGGCTGGATGCCCGATTTCGAAACTCTGGAGAATATGGATTTGGGCCGCGTAAAGTTGATGTGGACCAATTACCCGAATATGCCGACAGGCGCAAACGCCACTCCGGAACTGTATGAACGTCTCGTTGACTTTGCCCGCCGGAAGAATCTCGTGATTGTCAACGACAATCCGTACAGCTTTATCCTAAACGAAAAGCCAATTAGTATTCTGAGCGTGCCGGGAGCTAAAGAATGTTGTATTGAATTCAATTCCATGAGCAAAAGCCACAATATGCCGGGCTGGCGTATCGGAATGTTAGCGTCAAATCCCGAATTCGTACAATGGATATTGAAAGTGAAAAGCAACATCGACAGTGGAATGTTCCGCGCCATGCAACTGGCGGCTGCAACCGCCCTGGAAGCCGAAGCCGACTGGTACGACGGAAACAACCGGAACTACCGGAACCGCCGTCACCTTGCCGGTGAAATAATGAAAGCACTCGGTTGCACCTACGATGAGAAACAAGTCGGTATGTTTCTCTGGGGCAAGATACCCGATTCCTGCAAGGATGTGGAAGAACTGACGGAGAAAGTATTGCATGAAGCGAGAGTGTTCATCACACCGGGATTTATCTTCGGCAGCAACGGAGCAAGATATATCCGTATCTCGCTCTGCTGCAAAGACAATAAGTTAGCAGAAGCACTGGAAAGAATTAAAAGAATAAAAAACAAATAA
- the dnaG gene encoding DNA primase has protein sequence MIDQATIDRILDAAQIMDVVSDFVTLRKRGVNYVGLCPFHSDKTPSFYVSPAKGLCKCFACGQGGNAVHFIMAHEQMSYPEALRYLAKKYNIEIKERELSDEEKLVQSERESLFIVNNFARDYFQNILKNHVDGRSIGMAYFRNRGFRDDIIEKFQLGYCTESHDALAKEALQKGYKKEYLVKTGLCYETDDHRLRDRFWGRVIFPVHTLSGKVVAFGGRVLASATKGVKVKYVNSPESEIYHKSNELYGIYFAKQAIVKQDRCFLVEGYTDVISMHQSGIENVVASSGTALTPGQIRMIHRFTNNMTVLYDGDAAGIKASIRGIDMLLEEGMNIKVCLLPDGDDPDSFARKHNSTEFQAFIAEHETDFIRFKTNLLLEDAGKDPIKRAELIGNLVQSISVIPEAIVRDVYIKECAQLLHIEDKLLVSEVAKRRETQAEKRAEQTERDRRIAERTANMTQGGATASPSSDNGIPMPPEDVMLAPEVDGDGNYLNVPPALQEDNYASFIPQEGKEGQEFYKFERLILQAVVRYGEKIMCNLTDEEGNEVPVTVIEYVINDLKEDDLAFHNPLHRQILSEAAAHIHNVGFVAERYFLAHPDPVISKLSVDLINVRYQLSKYHSKSQKIVTDEERLYELVPMLMINFKYAIVTEELKHMLYALQDPALAHDEEKCNALMIRYNDLRGIQSIMAKRLGDRVVLR, from the coding sequence ATGATAGATCAAGCTACCATAGACCGGATATTGGATGCGGCACAGATTATGGATGTCGTTTCAGATTTTGTCACCCTGCGCAAGCGCGGTGTCAATTATGTTGGTTTGTGCCCGTTCCACAGTGACAAAACTCCTTCCTTTTATGTTTCACCCGCTAAAGGACTCTGCAAATGTTTCGCCTGCGGACAAGGGGGCAACGCCGTGCACTTTATCATGGCGCACGAACAGATGTCTTATCCGGAGGCACTGAGATACCTTGCCAAGAAGTATAATATCGAAATTAAAGAAAGAGAGTTGAGCGATGAAGAGAAGCTGGTGCAAAGTGAGCGCGAGAGTCTGTTCATTGTCAATAACTTCGCCCGCGACTATTTTCAGAATATACTGAAGAACCACGTAGACGGTCGCAGTATCGGTATGGCTTACTTTCGCAACCGCGGTTTCCGGGATGATATCATCGAGAAATTCCAGTTGGGATATTGTACCGAGAGCCACGATGCACTTGCCAAGGAAGCGCTACAAAAAGGATATAAGAAAGAATATCTGGTAAAAACCGGACTCTGCTACGAAACCGACGACCACCGTTTGCGGGACCGTTTCTGGGGACGTGTCATTTTCCCTGTCCACACTCTCTCCGGCAAAGTAGTTGCCTTCGGTGGACGTGTGCTTGCCAGTGCCACAAAAGGCGTAAAAGTTAAGTACGTCAACTCTCCCGAATCGGAAATCTATCATAAAAGTAACGAATTATACGGCATTTATTTTGCCAAACAGGCGATTGTGAAACAAGACCGTTGTTTTCTTGTGGAAGGATATACAGATGTCATTTCCATGCATCAGTCCGGCATAGAGAATGTGGTCGCTTCTTCAGGAACTGCTCTTACACCGGGACAAATCCGCATGATTCACCGTTTCACCAACAACATGACCGTACTTTACGACGGTGACGCAGCAGGTATCAAGGCTTCTATCCGCGGCATTGATATGCTCCTTGAAGAAGGAATGAACATCAAAGTCTGCCTTCTTCCCGACGGTGACGACCCGGACTCTTTTGCCCGCAAACATAACTCCACGGAGTTTCAAGCCTTCATTGCAGAACATGAAACTGACTTTATCCGTTTTAAAACCAACTTATTACTGGAAGATGCAGGAAAAGACCCGATCAAACGTGCAGAGCTTATCGGCAATCTGGTGCAAAGCATCTCCGTCATACCGGAAGCGATTGTACGCGACGTCTATATCAAAGAATGTGCGCAGCTGCTGCACATAGAAGATAAATTACTGGTATCGGAAGTAGCCAAAAGACGGGAAACGCAAGCGGAGAAACGAGCTGAACAAACAGAACGTGACCGCCGTATCGCTGAAAGAACGGCTAACATGACACAAGGCGGTGCAACTGCATCTCCCTCTTCCGACAACGGCATACCTATGCCTCCTGAAGATGTCATGCTAGCTCCCGAAGTAGATGGCGACGGTAACTATCTGAACGTTCCACCTGCCCTGCAAGAAGACAATTACGCTTCTTTCATCCCACAGGAAGGTAAAGAGGGACAGGAGTTCTATAAATTTGAACGGTTGATTTTACAAGCCGTGGTCCGTTACGGAGAAAAGATTATGTGTAACCTAACAGATGAGGAAGGGAATGAAGTTCCGGTAACCGTAATTGAATATGTTATCAACGATTTAAAGGAAGACGATCTGGCTTTCCACAACCCGTTGCACCGGCAAATCCTGTCGGAGGCTGCCGCACATATACATAATGTCGGATTCGTAGCGGAACGATATTTTCTGGCACATCCCGATCCTGTCATCAGCAAATTGAGCGTAGACCTGATTAATGTCCGCTATCAACTTAGCAAATACCACTCCAAGTCCCAGAAGATTGTGACAGATGAAGAACGGCTCTACGAACTGGTTCCGATGTTGATGATTAATTTCAAATATGCTATTGTCACGGAAGAATTAAAACACATGCTTTATGCCTTGCAGGATCCGGCTCTTGCACATGACGAAGAAAAATGTAATGCGTTAATGATACGTTATAATGACTTGAGAGGGATACAAAGTATTATGGCAAAACGTTTGGGAGACAGAGTCGTATTGCGATAA
- a CDS encoding prephenate dehydrogenase: MRILILGAGKMGSFFTDILSFQHETAVFDVNPHQLRFVYNTYRFTTLEEIKEFEPELVINAVTVKYTLDAFRKVLPVLPKDCIISDIASVKTGLKKFYEESGFRYVSSHPMFGPTFASLSNLSSENAIIISEGDHLGKIFFKDLYQTLRLNIFEYTFDEHDETVAYSLSIPFVSTFVFAAVMKHQEAPGTTFKKHMAIAKGLLSEDDYLLQEILFNPRTPGQVTNIRTELKNLLEIIENKDAEGMKKYLTKIREKIK; the protein is encoded by the coding sequence ATGAGAATATTAATCCTCGGAGCCGGCAAAATGGGCTCCTTCTTTACTGACATATTGAGCTTTCAACATGAGACGGCCGTATTCGACGTCAACCCGCACCAACTGCGTTTCGTCTATAACACGTATCGTTTCACCACATTGGAGGAGATTAAGGAATTTGAGCCCGAACTGGTCATAAATGCCGTGACAGTAAAGTATACGTTGGACGCTTTTCGCAAAGTGCTGCCCGTACTGCCTAAAGACTGCATCATTAGTGATATTGCCTCTGTAAAAACAGGACTGAAGAAGTTCTACGAAGAAAGCGGCTTCCGATATGTATCCAGTCACCCGATGTTTGGCCCGACTTTCGCCAGCCTTAGCAACCTAAGCAGCGAAAATGCCATTATCATCAGTGAAGGAGACCACCTCGGAAAGATATTCTTCAAAGACCTGTATCAGACATTGCGACTGAACATCTTCGAATATACTTTCGATGAACACGATGAAACGGTAGCCTACTCCCTGTCTATCCCGTTCGTTTCGACTTTCGTATTCGCGGCGGTTATGAAACATCAGGAAGCACCGGGAACTACTTTCAAAAAACACATGGCCATTGCCAAAGGACTGCTCAGCGAAGACGACTACCTGCTTCAGGAAATCCTGTTCAACCCGCGCACTCCGGGCCAAGTAACCAATATCCGGACAGAGCTGAAGAACCTTCTCGAAATCATTGAGAATAAAGATGCGGAAGGCATGAAAAAGTATCTGACGAAGATCCGGGAAAAGATTAAATAA